From a region of the Gemmatimonadota bacterium genome:
- a CDS encoding GGDEF domain-containing protein, with the protein LSFGAAFLGLQVATWAGGAAASGALVLLGAWGLALGAEARRQRVIGATAAVVLGGIAVAWAFGQAGAAQSAALVAGVAAAVAAGSLVGLRAAPPPAPMEAPRREAPEAPVAAGVGSAPSLEPSTQAGGAPASEHVAEPRPQAATADLERTLRTLRAELRAGRAVVWSVALDERLATARAAHGGGLPPVANVEGDPLLWAVRERAALRADRPPRWAPDAEAAGIAFAGELDGLTSALTLEFADADALPDLAALENAGARVAAALRLEAAEDEAGLRVRHASAVLDATRRLATRVDPTDIAAELCDAAVSLVGDGAALATWGGDGGTVLGQAGGLGGPEPGDAILAPESQMAIAARSGAPLRRARGGRGDGPPVAGPGERWAAPWRDLVVFPLAEPGSGPVAVLAVWAREAGGLREEGLRWLEGVSGIAAAQLRQAERYGALQAEAEFDELTGILNRRAFENRLSVEVARYDRYRRPLSLILAGLDHFKTVSDRFGHEVGSQALRRVAEATVGAVRGADTVARLGGAEFGVLLPETGAREAAEVAERIRTAVAAVDLRHDAVAIALRVSVGVSACPECVEGAELLEEAAQEALRAAERGGRDRVAVAATARIPEPGAG; encoded by the coding sequence GGCTTTCCTTCGGCGCGGCCTTTCTCGGCCTCCAGGTCGCCACCTGGGCCGGCGGCGCGGCGGCCAGCGGGGCGCTCGTGCTGCTGGGCGCGTGGGGGCTCGCGCTCGGGGCGGAGGCGCGCCGGCAACGCGTGATCGGGGCCACCGCGGCGGTGGTGCTAGGGGGTATCGCGGTGGCCTGGGCCTTCGGGCAGGCCGGCGCCGCGCAGTCCGCCGCTCTCGTGGCGGGCGTGGCGGCGGCGGTCGCCGCCGGGTCGCTCGTGGGGCTCCGCGCGGCCCCGCCGCCGGCGCCGATGGAAGCGCCGCGCCGCGAGGCCCCCGAGGCGCCGGTGGCCGCCGGCGTGGGATCGGCCCCTTCCCTGGAACCTTCCACCCAGGCCGGCGGAGCGCCGGCGTCCGAGCACGTCGCGGAACCCCGGCCTCAGGCCGCCACGGCGGACCTTGAGCGCACGCTGCGAACGCTGCGGGCGGAGCTGCGAGCGGGACGCGCGGTGGTGTGGTCGGTGGCCCTGGACGAGAGGCTGGCTACGGCCCGCGCGGCGCACGGCGGAGGCCTACCCCCGGTCGCCAACGTAGAGGGCGATCCGCTGCTCTGGGCGGTCCGCGAACGCGCCGCGCTGCGCGCCGATCGGCCGCCCCGCTGGGCGCCCGACGCGGAGGCAGCCGGGATCGCTTTCGCGGGCGAGCTGGATGGTCTCACCTCGGCCCTGACGCTGGAGTTCGCCGACGCCGACGCGCTGCCCGACCTGGCGGCGCTGGAGAACGCCGGCGCGCGGGTGGCGGCCGCGCTCAGGCTGGAGGCCGCCGAGGACGAGGCCGGGCTCAGGGTTCGGCACGCGTCCGCCGTGCTGGACGCGACCCGGCGCCTGGCCACGAGGGTCGACCCGACGGACATCGCGGCGGAATTGTGCGACGCCGCCGTGTCGCTGGTGGGAGACGGAGCCGCGCTGGCCACCTGGGGCGGAGATGGAGGCACCGTGCTGGGGCAGGCGGGCGGCCTGGGTGGCCCAGAGCCGGGGGACGCGATCCTCGCGCCGGAGTCGCAGATGGCAATCGCCGCGCGCTCCGGAGCGCCGCTGAGGCGCGCCCGGGGTGGTCGCGGGGACGGCCCGCCGGTGGCCGGCCCGGGGGAGCGGTGGGCGGCGCCCTGGAGGGACCTGGTGGTGTTCCCGCTCGCCGAGCCGGGCAGCGGCCCGGTGGCCGTGCTGGCGGTGTGGGCGCGCGAAGCCGGGGGCCTGCGAGAGGAAGGGCTGCGCTGGCTCGAAGGGGTGTCGGGCATAGCGGCGGCGCAGTTGCGGCAGGCCGAACGCTACGGCGCGCTACAGGCCGAGGCCGAGTTCGACGAGCTCACCGGCATCCTCAATCGAAGGGCGTTCGAGAACCGCTTGAGCGTGGAAGTGGCGCGCTACGACCGCTATCGCAGGCCGTTGTCCTTGATCCTGGCGGGCCTGGACCACTTCAAGACGGTGAGCGACCGCTTCGGCCACGAAGTGGGGAGCCAGGCGCTGCGCCGCGTCGCCGAGGCGACCGTGGGCGCCGTGCGCGGGGCCGACACCGTGGCCCGCCTGGGCGGCGCGGAGTTCGGCGTGCTGCTGCCGGAGACAGGGGCGCGCGAAGCCGCGGAGGTGGCCGAGCGGATTCGCACGGCGGTTGCCGCGGTGGACCTGCGTCACGACGCCGTCGCCATCGCG